In the Drosophila takahashii strain IR98-3 E-12201 chromosome 3R, DtakHiC1v2, whole genome shotgun sequence genome, one interval contains:
- the Prx5 gene encoding peroxiredoxin-5, mitochondrial, with protein MRVLSCKFLGRVVNSALPQQIISLRSLSRTPAVMVKVGDSLPSVDLFEDSPANKINTGDLVNGKKVIIFGVPGAFTPGCSKTHLPGYVSSADELKSKQGVDEIVCVSVNDPFVMSAWGKEHGAAGKVRLLADPAGGFTKALDVTIDLPPLGGVRSKRYSLVVENGKVTELNVEPDGTGLSCSLANNIGKK; from the exons ATGCGTGTGCTGTCGTGCAAATTTCTTGGCCGAGTTGTGAACTCCGCGCTGCCCCAACAAATCATTTCGCTGCGATCTTTATCCAGAACACCCGCAGTCATGGTCAAA GTAGGCGACTCCCTGCCCTCGGTGGACCTCTTCGAGGACTCCCCGGCCAACAAGATCAACACCGGGGATCTGGTCAACGGCAAGAAGGTGATCATATTCGGCGTTCCCGGCGCCTTCACTCCCGGCTGCTCCAAG ACCCATTTGCCCGGCTATGTGAGCTCCGCCGATGAGCTGAAGTCCAAGCAGGGCGTGGACGAGATCGTTTGCGTGTCGGTCAACGATCCCTTCGTGATGTCCGCCTGGGGCAAGGAGCACGGAGCAGCCGGCAAGGTGCGGCTCCTGGCCGATCCCGCCGGAGGATTCACCAAGGCCCTGGATGTGACCATCGATCTGCCCCCGCTGGGTGGCGTTCGCTCCAAGCGCTACTCCCTGGTGGTGGAGAACGGCAAGGTGACCGAGCTGAATGTGGAGCCCGATGGCACCGGACTCAGCTGCTCGCTGGCCAACAACATTGGCAAGAAGTAA
- the Cbp20 gene encoding nuclear cap-binding protein subunit 2 — translation MTASVELSSYRDQHFKGSRSEQERSLRDSCTLYVGNLSFYTTEEQIHELFSRCGDVRVIVMGLDKYKKTPCGFCFVEYYIRSEAEAAMRFVNGTRLDDRLIRVDWDAGFIEGRQYGRGKTGGQVRDEYRTDYDAGRGGYGKLLSQKIAPNTDNR, via the exons atgACCGCATCCGTAGAATTAAGCTCGTATCGCGATCAGCACTTCAAG GGCTCTCGTTCGGAGCAAGAAAGGTCGCTCCGCGACTCGTGTACACTTTATGTGGGAAATCTCAGCTTCTACACGACGGAGGAGCAGATCCACGAGCTCTTCTCCCGCTGCGGCGATGTCCGGGTGATTGTCATGGGTCTGGACAAGTACAAGAAGACGCCCTGCGGCTTCTGTTTCGTGGAGTACTACATTAGATCCGAGGCGGAAGCGGCCATGAG ATTCGTGAATGGCACCCGCTTGGACGATCGACTGATTCGTGTGGACTGGGACGCCGGCTTCATCGAGGGCAGGCAATATGGACGCGGCAAGACTGGCGGCCAGGTGCGCGATGAATATCGCACGGATTACGACGCCGGACGAGGTGGTTACGGCAAGCTGTTGTCCCAGAAGATCGCACCCAACACCGATAACCGCTAG
- the LOC108054256 gene encoding protein TAPT1 homolog produces the protein MNASLNSAGGKRQLRFRGDLTGSRVEELHHQQEEIKHKAPLAQDDVAATPTATQGAGAAQQRLHSGPTETCTNTFFDFFKVEMTRGYMLEHDEERYSARRQKIYSFMRIPRDLERFMVYGIMQCADSFLYIHTFLPVRFVMAIWALVSRTVARIFRLRSSGQRLLSPAEICDLLKGFIWMTVTLIMLLVDTNRVYHIIKSQSIIKLYIFYNMLEVGDRLLSAFGQDTIDALFWTATEPKNSKREHFGVLTHVLFTLIYVFLHSGLIMFQATCLNVAVNSNNKGLLTIMISNNFVELKGAVFKKFDKNNLFQLTCSDVRERFHLSVLLFIVVIQTMKEFDWSITQFCVMLPDCFAVLFTEILIDWVKHAFITRFNELPESIYREYTTSLAYDMTQTRQKHAFSDHSDLVARRMGFIPFPLAVVLIKAIYTAVSFENLAAWLLFLLAYLFAMGLRICLTICALGKACKLMKEHQTERNSSTPSSMTNVPVIGAAAPVAASSMGGKNHANNNNNSIGSKPPQVTTLLTPPSGGNLDVSKNFSRVSIASTSTPKKHPFNEQELDVTNSLELGATALFSNSDVDLDDVCLNEQVTNTNASSATQEVYQEQDLVRSQPDLMLLNDSGGGGEASLKAKQATQRLPKRTHKRSESEPGIPSMVEKGTTSGIAGGNQTTQL, from the exons ATGAACGCCTCACTGAATTCCGCGGGCGGAAAGCGGCAGCTGCGCTTCCGCGGTGACCTCACCGGCAGCCGAGTGGAGGAGCTGCATCATCAGCAGGAGGAGATCAAGCACAAGGCACCGCTCGCCCAGGATGACGTTGCAGCGACGCCGACTGCGACGCAGGGAGCCGGGGCAGCGCAGCAGCGTCTGCATAGCG GACCCACGGAGACCTGCACGAACACCTTCTTCGACTTCTTCAAGGTGGAGATGACCCGGGGCTATATGCTGGAGCACGATGAGGAGCGCTATTCGGCGCGGCGGCAGAAGATCTACAGCTTCATGCGGATACCGCGGGATCTGGAGCGGTTCATGGTCTACGGGATCATGCAGTGTGCCGACTCCTTCCTCTACATCCACACCTTTCTGCCCGTCCGCTTTGTGATGGCCATTTGGGCCCTGGTTTCCAGGACGGTGGCGCGGATCTTTCGCCTTCGCAGCAGTGGACAAAGGCTTCTATCGCCGGCGGAAATCTGTGATCTGCTCAAGGGCTTCATCTGGATGACGGTGACGCTAATAATGCTCCTGGTGGACACGAATCGAGTGTACCACATCATCAAGTCGCAGTCTATTATTAAGCTGTATATATTCTATAATATGCTGGAGGTGGGCGACCGTCTTTTGTCCGCCTTTGGCCAGGATACCATCGATGCTCTCTTCTGGACGGCCACCGAACCAAAGAACTCGAAGAGGGAACATTTTGGCGTACTCACGCATGTTCTCTTTACTCTGATCTATGTGTTTTTGCACAGCGGACTTATTATGTTTCAG GCCACCTGTTTGAATGTGGCTGTGAACTCGAACAACAAGGGCCTGCTGACCATCATGATATCGAACAACTTTGTGGAGCTCAAGGGTGCGGTGTTCAAGAAGTTCGACAAGAACAACCTGTTCCAGTTGACCTGCAGCGATGTGCGGGAGCGCTTCCATTTATCAGTGTTGCTGTTCATTGTGGTCATTCAGACCATGAAGGAGTTCGACTGGAGCATCACCCAGTTCTGCGTGATGCTGCCCGACTGCTTTGCAGTGCTCTTTACGGAAATCCTAATCGATTGGGTGAAGCATGCGTTTATCACGCGATTCAATGAGCTGCCCGAGAGCATTTACCGGGAGTACACGACCAGTTTGGCCTACGACATGACGCAGACGCGGCAAAAGCACGCTTTTTCGGATCACTCGGACTTGGTGGCCAGACGCATGGGCTTCATACCCTTTCCCCTGGCCGTGGTCTTGATCAAGGCCATCTATACGGCGGTCTCTTTCGAGAACCTGGCCGCCTGGTTACTCTTCCTGCTCGCCTATCTCTTTGCCATGGGCTTGCGTATTTGCCTGACCATCTGTGCGCTGGGCAAGGCCTGCAAGCTGATGAAGGAGCATCAGACAGAGCGGAATAGTTCTACGCCGAGCAGCATGACCAATGTGCCTGTTATAGGAGCAGCTGCGCCTGTCGCAGCGTCTTCGATGGGCGGGAAAAATCACgcgaataataataacaatagcaTTGGCTCGAAGCCACCGCAAGTGACGACGCTGTTGACACCGCCCAGTGGCGGCAATCTGGATGTGAGTAAGAATTTCTCCCGCGTCTCTATTGCCTCCACTTCGACGCCAAAGAAGCACCCGTTCAACGAACAGGAGCTGGATGTTACCAACTCCCTGGAACTGGGCGCCACAGCTCTGTTCTCCAACAGCGATGTGGATCTGGATGATGTTTGTCTCAACGAGCAGGTGACCAACACCAATGCGAGTTCCGCCACCCAGGAGGTTTACCAGGAGCAGGATCTCGTGCGCAGCCAGCCGGATCTGATGCTGCTCAACGAttccggcggcggcggagagGCAAGCTTGAAGGCCAAGCAGGCCACCCAGCGTCTGCCAAAGCGAACGCACAAGCGATCCGAATCGGAACCGGGCATTCCCAGCATGGTGGAAAAGGGAACGACCTCCGGAATCGCGGGCGGCAACCAAACGACACAGCTGTAG